Proteins from a single region of Streptomyces vinaceus:
- a CDS encoding class I adenylate-forming enzyme family protein gives MGARYVTDLIGAFERYAERPAIGAGPAVMEFSEVLAGTYRLAGALAELGVGRGAGLAYVTDGNRPEALLVRLAAHVRGARLTHVVVGPATHGLDFMLRDCAPVLVVHDTPVPDTGAARVGAAELMRLARDRAGEPVAVQAREDDVARVTYTGGTTGRPKGVASTFAAMAGRTDTRGKGGKGGGGSVESVYLSVTSLAQRSGGRCLEHLRGGGRVEILDPFSPGEFAAACRRLAPVSTYLTPPMVYRLLDDPETAGGVPGLAQVSYGNSPIHPGRLRQALTRWGGRPRWRQGYGMNEAGVICRLSPADHDAGVSDRPHLLGSVGRPAPGVEVQVRDEGGAQAEPGRTGEVWVRSGMTMAGYWNQPGLTAEVLRGGWLRTGDLGHFDSDGYLYLDDRAKDVVIVDGVNIYCGPVEAALTRHPAVTDAAVVGRADDRTGEEVCAFLVPSPGHAPTSAAADEACLLVAEALAPAHRPTTVFWLTALPLTDRGKPDKRLLRKRAAGSD, from the coding sequence GTGGGCGCACGGTACGTGACGGACCTCATCGGGGCGTTCGAGCGGTACGCGGAGCGGCCCGCGATCGGGGCCGGGCCGGCCGTCATGGAGTTCTCCGAGGTGCTGGCCGGTACCTACCGACTGGCCGGCGCCCTGGCCGAGCTGGGGGTAGGCCGCGGGGCGGGGCTGGCCTACGTGACGGACGGGAACCGGCCCGAGGCGCTGCTCGTGCGGCTCGCCGCGCACGTGCGGGGCGCGCGGCTGACCCACGTGGTCGTCGGACCGGCCACCCACGGCCTGGACTTCATGCTGCGCGACTGCGCGCCGGTGCTGGTGGTGCACGACACCCCGGTCCCGGACACGGGGGCCGCGCGCGTCGGGGCGGCGGAGCTCATGCGGCTCGCCCGCGACCGCGCGGGCGAGCCGGTCGCCGTGCAGGCCCGTGAGGACGACGTGGCGCGCGTGACGTACACGGGCGGTACGACGGGCAGGCCCAAGGGCGTGGCCTCCACGTTCGCGGCGATGGCGGGCCGGACCGACACGCGCGGCAAGGGGGGCAAGGGTGGCGGCGGGTCCGTCGAGTCGGTCTACCTGTCGGTCACCTCGCTCGCACAGCGCTCCGGAGGCCGGTGCCTGGAGCACCTGCGCGGGGGAGGCCGGGTGGAGATCCTCGACCCCTTCTCCCCGGGGGAGTTCGCCGCGGCCTGCCGACGCCTCGCGCCCGTCTCCACGTACCTGACGCCCCCGATGGTGTACCGACTGCTGGACGATCCGGAGACCGCCGGCGGCGTACCGGGGCTCGCCCAGGTGTCGTACGGCAACTCCCCCATCCACCCGGGTCGGCTGCGGCAGGCGCTCACCCGGTGGGGCGGGCGGCCGAGGTGGCGGCAGGGCTACGGGATGAACGAAGCCGGCGTGATCTGCAGGCTGTCGCCGGCCGATCACGACGCGGGGGTGAGCGACCGGCCGCACCTGCTCGGGTCCGTCGGTCGCCCCGCACCCGGTGTCGAGGTGCAGGTGCGGGACGAGGGCGGGGCGCAGGCGGAGCCGGGACGTACCGGGGAGGTGTGGGTGCGGTCCGGGATGACGATGGCCGGGTACTGGAACCAGCCCGGCCTGACGGCCGAGGTGCTGAGGGGCGGATGGCTCCGGACCGGGGACCTCGGCCACTTCGACTCCGACGGCTACCTCTACCTCGACGACCGGGCGAAGGACGTGGTGATCGTGGACGGGGTGAACATCTACTGCGGTCCGGTCGAGGCGGCCCTGACCCGGCACCCGGCGGTGACGGATGCGGCGGTGGTGGGCAGGGCCGACGATCGGACCGGCGAGGAGGTGTGCGCGTTCCTGGTGCCGTCTCCGGGCCACGCCCCCACGAGCGCGGCGGCCGACGAGGCGTGCCTGCTGGTGGCCGAGGCGCTGGCGCCGGCCCACCGGCCGACCACCGTCTTCTGGTTGACGGCCCTTCCCCTCACCGACCGGGGCAAGCCGGACAAGCGCCTGCTCCGGAAGCGGGCCGCGGGATCGGACTGA
- a CDS encoding TetR/AcrR family transcriptional regulator — protein MTETDTGRSNQKKRTRTAIVEAARDLIGTGAEVTMPAIARAALVSDATAYRYFPDLPSLIGEALAGVWPAPADALRPVEGSRDPVERVAFACEFLLRGVLARQGAVRAMISATITRPEAASGRPGIRFGLIDEALTPLRGTLGAADPEAFAQLKRDLAVVVSAEALFSLTDLCGLDSDEAVASAVRTARTLTEAAVRATGEG, from the coding sequence GATCGTCGAGGCCGCCCGCGATCTCATCGGTACCGGCGCCGAGGTGACCATGCCGGCGATCGCCCGCGCGGCCCTGGTCTCCGACGCGACCGCCTACCGCTACTTCCCCGACCTCCCGTCGCTGATCGGTGAGGCGCTGGCCGGCGTCTGGCCCGCACCGGCCGATGCGCTCCGCCCGGTCGAGGGCTCCCGGGACCCCGTCGAACGCGTCGCCTTCGCGTGCGAGTTCCTGTTGCGCGGCGTGCTGGCCCGGCAGGGGGCGGTGCGCGCGATGATCTCCGCCACCATCACGCGCCCGGAGGCGGCGTCCGGCCGCCCCGGCATCCGCTTCGGCCTCATCGACGAGGCGCTCACTCCACTGCGAGGGACCTTGGGGGCGGCGGATCCCGAGGCCTTCGCCCAGCTCAAGCGGGACCTCGCGGTGGTCGTCAGCGCGGAGGCCCTGTTCAGCCTCACCGACCTCTGCGGACTCGACTCCGACGAGGCCGTCGCCAGTGCCGTGCGTACGGCGCGGACCCTGACGGAGGCGGCGGTCCGGGCGACCGGCGAGGGGTAG